The proteins below are encoded in one region of Nilaparvata lugens isolate BPH chromosome X, ASM1435652v1, whole genome shotgun sequence:
- the LOC111061372 gene encoding SIFamide-related peptide: MVRICLAMCILVSIILAFVDAAYKKPPFNGSIFGKRGSTIIEYENAGKALSSLCEIASEACSAWFPLPDN; this comes from the exons ATGGTACGTATCTGTCTGGCAATGTGCATCTTGGTATCCATCATCCTGGCTTTTGTGGATGCTGCATACAAGAAGCCTCCGTTCAACGGCAGTATATTTGGCAAAAGAGGAAGCACTATCATTG AATACGAGAATGCGGGAAAAGCACTTTCTTCTCTTTGCGAGATAGCATCAGAAGCCTGTTCAGCATGGTTTCCATTGCCGGATAATTAG